Proteins encoded within one genomic window of Treponema primitia ZAS-1:
- a CDS encoding tetratricopeptide repeat protein: AAAPARTPTPTPAPVTPVPAAAPAQDSDEDEFTYDWDAVIEEPPDFVDPYARETPVQNAPAAPAPAAAPVAPVAAPAQTPTPASVTPAAPAAVLAEPLSPQDPQTPGAILVQGKNYRIYSDGDKADAELLLKEMELRLDLYNRLFRFDLATVSGPLQVRSISDGEAYKNYVQPRLGETPVFPSGAVYFHYNREDIRELVIHRGSAEEAAMVSHQAFIQYLRAFIANPPSWMQDGFAIVFSTLYFDTSSQELMYDENLSWLNMVKSLANNAAEPEAILLSDTEEYTGGPIENFKPLAWSLASFFLNYDNEDYFRTLTEMFLFLSPNATADRNSRAAVKRLTLWTDFEKLTSDYHTYLASRRTFAELMDAGQRAYTAGDHASAEASFTKALSAHPNQTAPYYYLGLLAYNEKNFTKAEEFYNTALKHSSANGAANVTDSALIQYALGLNAVSAGHNADGRRWLEQAAAAAPDRYGEKAGKVLERLKP, encoded by the coding sequence CGCAGCTGCTCCGGCCCGAACCCCAACACCCACTCCGGCCCCGGTAACGCCGGTCCCCGCGGCTGCCCCGGCCCAGGATTCCGACGAGGATGAATTTACCTACGACTGGGACGCCGTCATTGAGGAGCCGCCGGATTTCGTCGACCCCTATGCGCGGGAAACTCCGGTGCAAAATGCGCCCGCAGCGCCTGCCCCTGCGGCTGCCCCGGTTGCACCTGTGGCTGCCCCGGCCCAAACCCCAACGCCTGCTTCGGTAACGCCGGCTGCCCCAGCGGCAGTTCTGGCTGAACCCCTAAGCCCGCAGGATCCGCAAACGCCGGGGGCTATCCTTGTCCAGGGTAAAAACTACCGTATTTATTCCGATGGAGATAAGGCGGATGCAGAATTACTGTTAAAGGAAATGGAACTGCGGCTGGATCTTTATAACCGGCTCTTCCGTTTTGACCTCGCCACGGTCAGCGGGCCCCTGCAGGTCCGGTCCATCAGCGATGGTGAGGCGTACAAAAACTATGTCCAGCCGCGGCTTGGCGAAACGCCGGTCTTCCCCTCCGGAGCTGTGTATTTTCACTACAACCGGGAGGATATACGTGAACTGGTGATACACCGGGGAAGCGCTGAGGAAGCGGCCATGGTTTCCCATCAGGCTTTTATCCAATACCTTCGGGCTTTTATTGCCAATCCCCCCTCCTGGATGCAGGATGGGTTCGCCATTGTTTTCAGCACCCTGTATTTTGATACATCCTCCCAGGAATTGATGTACGACGAAAATCTTAGCTGGTTGAACATGGTAAAAAGCCTGGCGAACAATGCGGCGGAACCTGAGGCCATACTCCTTTCGGATACGGAAGAATATACCGGGGGACCCATAGAAAATTTTAAGCCCCTGGCCTGGTCTCTGGCTTCCTTCTTCCTGAATTACGATAACGAAGATTATTTCAGAACCCTTACGGAGATGTTTCTGTTCCTTTCCCCAAACGCCACGGCGGATAGAAATTCCCGGGCCGCCGTAAAACGGCTGACGCTCTGGACTGATTTTGAGAAACTCACCTCAGATTACCATACTTATCTGGCTTCCCGCAGGACCTTTGCGGAACTTATGGACGCCGGACAAAGGGCCTACACCGCCGGAGACCATGCAAGCGCCGAGGCATCCTTCACCAAAGCCCTTTCAGCGCATCCCAACCAAACCGCCCCCTACTACTACCTTGGTCTCCTGGCCTATAATGAAAAAAACTTCACCAAGGCGGAGGAGTTTTACAACACCGCCCTGAAACACAGTTCCGCTAACGGCGCTGCCAACGTCACAGATTCCGCACTGATCCAGTACGCCCTGGGACTCAATGCAGTTTCCGCAGGACATAACGCCGACGGGAGACGCTGGCTGGAACAGGCGGCCGCCGCCGCGCCGGACAGGTATGGGGAAAAGGCGGGGAAAGTGCTGGAGCGGCTGAAACCTTAG
- a CDS encoding alpha/beta hydrolase-fold protein: MDITNKGLNANSVDDVTFHYLGCPDFKNGREFIVPLHITAIGKIFEDGLVTTAIRIEFTGEIQAGLFLPAYFQVPGRRVIHSYVNNSGNRNDISLRGTYLFIELLVNEAPDSNEFKEPTGIYRHSSEGGDFGNWAVELPIVLSVRQLETVFNFDGRKIAPFNRVNDDQYIEIVDDLHQGTYNDPGTGIVINYNLYIPGGYEIKSEGLKDLPLVFFLHGAGESGYDNRATVSAYRQAQEYIKEEAQKETPCFLMIPQCPVTEERGTGIFEEFGWYTYLKDTEGTGYTHPSKSLRAAINTMINTVIPSYNIDTNRIYVTGHSMGGGGAAAALVERPDIFAAGLSFASGAKFTDATIEKMRAKPLFFTVAEDESYDFIKENMIAMMDQLERLGVMVYRSTGENAWDAALRGGAAKKQADDTITRAKALGASMIYVEYIRGSVVPDGHLTHRASFANAGIRHWLFAQKLK, encoded by the coding sequence GTGGATATAACTAATAAGGGCTTAAATGCGAACAGCGTAGATGATGTTACTTTTCACTACCTTGGTTGCCCCGATTTTAAGAATGGTCGTGAATTTATAGTACCCCTGCATATCACCGCTATTGGTAAAATATTTGAGGATGGGTTGGTTACAACGGCGATACGGATAGAATTTACCGGGGAAATTCAAGCGGGCCTCTTCTTGCCGGCATACTTTCAGGTACCGGGACGTAGGGTTATCCATAGCTATGTAAATAATTCCGGCAATAGGAACGATATTTCTCTCCGGGGTACGTATTTATTTATTGAATTGCTTGTTAATGAGGCCCCTGATTCCAACGAGTTTAAGGAACCAACCGGAATCTATAGGCACAGTTCTGAGGGGGGTGATTTTGGCAATTGGGCAGTTGAATTGCCGATTGTTCTGTCGGTCCGTCAACTTGAAACGGTATTTAATTTTGACGGTAGAAAAATTGCCCCCTTTAATAGGGTAAATGATGATCAGTATATCGAGATTGTGGATGATTTACATCAGGGTACCTATAATGACCCCGGTACGGGCATTGTCATTAATTACAATCTCTATATACCCGGGGGTTACGAAATTAAGTCCGAAGGTCTGAAGGATCTTCCCCTTGTGTTTTTTCTGCATGGCGCCGGTGAATCGGGGTACGATAACCGGGCAACGGTAAGCGCCTACAGGCAGGCGCAGGAATATATAAAAGAGGAGGCGCAAAAAGAAACGCCTTGTTTTTTAATGATCCCCCAGTGTCCGGTTACGGAAGAACGGGGTACTGGAATATTTGAAGAATTTGGGTGGTATACGTATCTGAAGGATACGGAAGGTACAGGTTATACCCATCCTTCAAAAAGTTTGCGGGCCGCTATCAATACTATGATAAATACTGTTATACCTTCCTACAATATCGATACCAACAGGATATATGTGACAGGTCATTCAATGGGAGGCGGTGGCGCCGCCGCAGCTTTAGTAGAACGGCCGGATATATTTGCCGCTGGTTTGTCTTTTGCGTCGGGGGCTAAATTTACCGATGCAACGATCGAAAAGATGCGGGCTAAACCTTTGTTCTTTACCGTAGCTGAGGACGAATCGTATGATTTCATCAAAGAGAATATGATCGCCATGATGGATCAATTAGAACGGTTAGGGGTCATGGTATACCGGAGCACCGGTGAAAATGCATGGGATGCGGCGCTCCGGGGTGGAGCGGCAAAAAAACAGGCCGATGATACCATAACAAGGGCTAAGGCTTTGGGCGCATCTATGATTTACGTTGAATATATCAGAGGTTCCGTCGTACCCGACGGGCACCTTACCCACCGGGCAAGTTTTGCAAACGCCGGTATCCGGCATTGGCTTTTTGCGCAAAAGTTAAAATAG